The sequence below is a genomic window from Theobroma cacao cultivar B97-61/B2 chromosome 6, Criollo_cocoa_genome_V2, whole genome shotgun sequence.
TGATGAACTGGGTCTTAATGTTGTTCAAGCAAGAGCAACCATTTCTTTTATATAGAAGCCATTGTAGTAGCTTGAGACCAGACCAGTCAGGAGCTggataattttaaaagcttcaagctaaatttttaaatgataattttttattaaaattaaaaaataaagttctTTTTTTGGAGTTAAGGAAGAGcaaatgaggaaaaaaaattcataaatgaatattataaattgaaaaaactaattaattttatatataaaaaataattattggatactattaaatacatattatcttcaattttgtgagaattgtaaagtaataaaaaattaaaagttattagataaaaaataaaaaaatatatcattttcgtaattattttgatttttatatatttttaaatgaaagcCTTTTTTATTCAGCCTGTCACTAGAATTGACTGGTAATTAATTAGTGGGCTGAATCTCAGTCAATGACCCTTTGAATTACTTGGGCCAAATTCTGACCCTTTAAATTCATCTGATATGATGAGCCCATCATTTACAATGAAAAATtccaaatatttataaaaagaagtatattataaaattcacaaattataatattaattgtacaattataacataaatATAGACAAGCTTATCTAGTGCCATCGACCCTTGGTTGCGCCTTCGGTTGCTATGATAAAGACTATGGTTCCTTTCGCAGTGAAGGGTTTTTGTGAAGGTCAATTAAAAATACTGTTTatagaattaaaaatataataatttaatgttaatgaaaaattaagaatttatattttaataaaataaataaaatgattttaaaagtTGTTGCAGTACTTCCAAAGAAACATTACCCATTTCGGCTTTTTGCTTATCTTTCATCTCTTCTCCCTCCCTTCTCTGACGTATTTGCTTTGTTGGAATTGGAAAAAAGAGTCTCACATGTTCTCCAAGGCTCATCTATTAGTCAAACTCCGGTGTATTGTCTCTGCCTCGAAACATCAGTTGTCAACAGTCACTGCTGTTCGAATTACCGCCACCTATTCGACGATATGCCAAAACCAAGCTGAAAACCATACGGAAGCAGCTGTAGAGCCTCCGAGGGACTCTGCGGAACTTTTCAGGAAATGGggttgcagcgaaaatgatTTAGGGCAGATCTTTTCTCGCCAGCCTGCTTTGCGCCATGCTCAAGTTGCTCCCCTTTTATCCAAACTCAAGTTGCTCAGTGACTTGGGACTCACCGCTTCCGACATTGTTACGATGATCAATTGTCGCCCTCGTTTCTTTTGTTCTCGTATCAATCATTGCTTCGACGAGCGGCTTGATTTTTTCCTGACGCTTTTCGGGTCACGAGAAGTGCTGCGTAAAGCCCTTGTTAGGAACCCTTCGCTTCTTACATATGACTTCCACGGCACGATCAAACCAGTCATTGCGTTGTATGAAGAAATGGGCATTGCCGGAAATGATTTGATTGCCATGCTCATCTCGCGGCCCACGTTGATTCCTAGGACTTCGTTTAATGACGAGAAGATGgaatatataaagaaaacaGGGGTTTCAAAAGGTTCCAAAATGTATAAATATGTGGTTGCTCTCATTGGCATCTCGCGGATTGAGACTATACAGGAAAAAGTGACGAACTTGGAGAAGTTTGGGTGTTCAGAGGACGAGGTATGGAGTCTTTTGGGACGGTCTCCCCTTATTTTGACGCTATCAGTTGATAAGGTTCAAAGGAACATGACTTTTGTTGTGGGCACCATGAAGCTCTCTCCAAAACTGGTGCTTCAGTACCCATTTTTGTTGTTCTGCAACCTGGAAGCTGTATTGAAGCCACGGGTATTATTGGCTGGGAAGCTAAAGGACATGGAGCTTCACCCACAGATTAAGGGAGCAATGATGTTGAGGGCACTTAGGATGAAAGAAAGTCGATTCTTGACTGCGTTTGTTACATGTCATCCAGAAAATGTGGCCACTGAATTGCTAGAGTTTTATAAACATGCTAAATGTGTCAAACGATTGGCGGAAGCCTCAAAGATGAAAGTGCGTAAAGGATTTCCCTTTTGATCCATGGATGGTGACAGAGGCttcatttgaattttgctttctttgaAGATGAGCTCTTTATCAACTACAATGTCTTCGATGATCACTAAACGAGCACAGAGGTTACACTTGATCAGTTTTTTCGAATCGAGATCCGATTTGATGAGGAGCTGGAGATTGATTATGTACTCTGTGAGATTCGCAACAGAACTGGCATAGAGGCAGCATTGATACTTGGTCGAGCACTTACAGCGGGCCCGTATGCTGGTAACAACTGCAATATGGGACTGTATCTGATGCATTAATGTTATGCTGCTTTTATAGACTCCGCAACTTGTCTGAGATTTTTTCAGGCAATTCCTTAGGTTGGGATATGCTGCTTTTATAGACTTCATAGCTTTTCTATGTAACTTCCTTATTGGAGGCAATGCCTCCTTATGTACTGATCCATATTAATCAGAAACCTTCACaggtaattaataaaattcacataTGAATTAATACCTTTTGAATTAATATCGATTCATCCGTGAGTGATCAGACAGTCGAACAATGGTAAATAATGAtattctatttatattattaattgtaTGTATTTATGTGTACATATATACACATCCATATCATTTGTTCAACAGAAGCATCACcataaaaaattctttatgTTTAGACAAAACCTCCATAGATCAACATCAAATATGTAATTCTTTGGCTTTAAAAACTAAGAAATTCCTTTAATTGCACTACTGCAAATTCATTAGTCAACATATCAGAAGAAATCTCAAACAAATAACCTGCACAATATTTACTCCATCATCCTCTAAAAGGCCTAATATTGGAGTTCTTTCCATTGATAGCCACAAAATTCACAACTTGTTCTCTTCACAGAGTCTCAAAAGACCAACTCGTCCCTTTGGGTACCTCTTCTTCCGCTATTTTGttcatttaatttacagtgccACCCTCTTCACTTCATGATGTTGCTCAGAGTCTAATATACAGTATAGTGCCAACACCAACTCGTACTTTGTACCTAATTTAGGGCTCTGAATGTTCAGGAACAGCCTCCGGCAACGATGGTGAGGATGCACCACTAATTCTGCTAGGCACTGGTGTGTTCCTTCGAGATTGGCGTTTTGTGGGGACCAACACACTCTCATTTTCTGACTTAAACATAAAGTCGTCGCCGTCATCATCATCTTCCTCTTTGAAAACTGGATGGACATATGCATTGTGAAGATAAGGTTTCAAATTGAGGTTTGGTTCCCTTGCACGTTCCAAAGTGTCTTTCATCATTGCTTCCTGAAacacataacaaaaaaacatAATGACAATGATAACAAGGAAAGCAAAGATCAAGCAAAACATCATTATACATAATGTACATAGATTATGATATGGCAGTCATTCACCATATTCATTAGAAAATGACTGAGATAAGAATAGCAGATTGAGAAAGCTTGTTACAAATTGAATCGTTTAAAACATATATAGCCCAGCAAAACAACAAACCTGTAGAGGATATCTAACAAAAGCAGGTTCATATCGGGCTTTGCAGAATCTGTAGAACCAAATGGTGAGGACAGCAAGAGCAATGAGAAATGGTGTTGACTGAGCAGCTTGCATTGTACTTAACAATCCTATGAGAGCGATTTGCGAGATAAGCAATGCAATTATAATGCGTCCATGGACATCAGGCCAGAATGCTGCAGCACTCTCATACTCTTGATTGTAGACATTAATGATCTACATTTtcaaggggaaaaaaaaatcagacaGAAGCAAAGATTCATTTACCACTGTAAGGAATATTCCATATCTAAGTTCTTTACCTGATGACGGAAGACAACATAAGCTAGCCCAAAGAAAACTATAATGAAAGGAAGCAGAACAGGTGTGATAGTAGCATAAACCATGCCAAGTAGAAAATACAGTTGTATACGAGGTTCCCCGGTGTTGAAGCCCAAACTTCCCGGATCCATTGCCTCCTCCCTATCCTTTTCCGTTTTCACCAACAAAAAATTCTTCAAGTGATAAATTATAAGTGGTTTCAGCATCAAAATCTCTGCTGCTATTCCAGCCCATCCATCGACCATGATGTAAGTAATGAAAAAAGTTGCTCTCATTGGTACAGCTACACCAATTGTCTTAGGAATTCtgcaaagaagataaaaagatgaaaaaaaactGTCTATGTTGTAATGAAGCAAATTTCGACACCAAAAACAGAACAGAACAGTAAATGCAACCCAGACTGATGCAGCTAAATATATACAACTCCATCACAAATTATATACATTCCAACTTTTGAAAGGTATGGTACAAAAAATTGTAAACTTAGAAGTTCATCCAAGATTCAGGTCCATAAAGGAATTTCCTAATGATTCCATAAGAAATATCTTCACCCAGTGCAaattaaattcttaaaaatcTAGCATATGGT
It includes:
- the LOC18597210 gene encoding uncharacterized protein LOC18597210, giving the protein MFSKAHLLVKLRCIVSASKHQLSTVTAVRITATYSTICQNQAENHTEAAVEPPRDSAELFRKWGCSENDLGQIFSRQPALRHAQVAPLLSKLKLLSDLGLTASDIVTMINCRPRFFCSRINHCFDERLDFFLTLFGSREVLRKALVRNPSLLTYDFHGTIKPVIALYEEMGIAGNDLIAMLISRPTLIPRTSFNDEKMEYIKKTGVSKGSKMYKYVVALIGISRIETIQEKVTNLEKFGCSEDEVWSLLGRSPLILTLSVDKVQRNMTFVVGTMKLSPKLVLQYPFLLFCNLEAVLKPRVLLAGKLKDMELHPQIKGAMMLRALRMKESRFLTAFVTCHPENVATELLEFYKHAKCVKRLAEASKMKVRKGFPF